The following are encoded together in the Bombus pascuorum chromosome 10, iyBomPasc1.1, whole genome shotgun sequence genome:
- the LOC132911197 gene encoding serine protease filzig isoform X1: MMAVGKNIHLLLVILSSMSVISRSYVPQATGRRLFGGYRIVPKACQPTIPSRVKSNEPAICMFNYECSRRNGQVVGACVDGFLFGACCQLPPKNSLSGNVENVPSPDEIFNVHEIDHVPDIPILLNSDGTPLGMTMSQDNTVKTDPPNASNQANNGGTTYTKISTFEAPSTTTKPSSEISQMHDSVENAEKPQVPAQPDISHLEEDFPALLGQQNVLDDLSLPGLLSHSDSNNNVQNHQDNSAINPVTTLLSPDQILQIADPVDQLPALFSQGLGQNNHTSPDTILLNENGTMLNETNNPDDLFKPNVESSAEKKKVTETLNSTQKPKVTESVSTTEIKRPLHDTTYQSTSTTQWMKFSDQSASSMHDAMSSTSADQKLSTPSMTRLPVVTQMYASTQRLTTTSLPQATAIDNFGEISTIEERVSTKNVEAVEFTNRRTTTPMTTLSDKKDELVKVPTITYDAPSGNKKDDIADKEELAINHIISILNETKPGSGTTIQTPNSSINKWVSIDETSKPSLVRISTKAPTVPTTAQTFPYTFYKPVQTSNYYSYETVPTGTTFALYSTSNSHSSRPSSQSTLANIGTSDYSTKATTTNPPAPTVIVLGPLGTEFTTDTTQKAVTRRPVSETVGPSTTVFKPTIGSTRPSPLTTRKPSVSTTITHNISTVISNVATNNVVSTSFFSVNVKDGTTSKPMVNSSYSTESVVTETELESNSEKLSTKRPTIWTTLSSWSSKPSFHLRPSSPPLVFPDDDLTPVNTLVFKDPTTSTMMDFKATTAIPHCDEETAAPDDLINFPPVRNPNLNISTPISQQEKPTIVETFNNTGYPDIEMISENDIPTPTFIEDDILTNKVDTFVNKIVQSLQGNFQDLKDIVYNRVNGTSVATSNQPSTATKRPTTTTRKPVRKPSTTTKPSYVTTKKPTTTKRPINRPTTVKPSVSEKPVRPSKPATTRPKPTSGSAATTKKPQVTTKRTRPTRKPTTTLATSTELIVAEDEGTSTSSADETTASPQITSLNDFRSQCGIRPLVKSGRIVGGKAATFGEWPWQVLVREATWLGLFTKNKCGGVLITDKYVITAAHCQPGFLATLVAVFGEFDLSGELEAKRSVTRNVRRVIVNRGYNPTTFESDLALLELETPIQFDVHIVPICMPEDGIDFTSRMATVTGWGRLKYNGGVPSVLQEVQVPIIKNSVCQEMFQTGGHSKLILDSFLCAGYANGQKDSCEGDSGGPLVMQRPDGRWFLVGTVSHGITCAAPYLPGVYMRTTYFKPWLHSITGV; encoded by the exons GCAGAAGACTGTTCGGCGGATATAGAATAGTACCAAAAGCGTGCCAGCCAACGATACCATCCCGAGTAAAGTCGAATGAACCCGCGATATGCATGTTCAATTACGAATGCTCGCGTCGAAATGGGCAAGTGGTCGGCGCGTGTGTGGACGGGTTCCTTTTCGGTGCATGTTGTCAACTGCCACCGAAAAATTCGCTTAGCGGCAACGTTGAAAACGTTCCGAGTCCCGATGAAATATTCAACGTACACGAGATCGATCACGTCCCGGATATTCCGATCTTGTTAAATTCAGACGGTACGCCGCTTGGAATGACTATGTCCCAGGATAATACCGTCAAAACTGATCCACCTAACGCGTCCAATCAAGCGAACAACGGAGGAACAACGTACACTAAAATTTCAACGTTCGAAGCGCCTTCGACGACCACGAAACCATCGTCTGAAATTTCGCAGATGCACGACAGCGTTGAAAATGCGGAAAAACCGCAAGTACCTGCTCAACCAGATATAAGTCACTTAGAGGAAGATTTTCCAGCTCTGTTGGGTCAGCAGAACGTTTTAGACGATCTGAGTCTGCCGGGATTGTTGAGTCACTCCGACTCGAACAACAACGTTCAGAATCACCAGGACAACTCCGCCATTAATCCGGTTACCACTTTGCTGAGTCCGGATCAAATACTTCAGATAGCGGATCCGGTTGACCAACTTCCAGCTTTGTTTTCGCAAGGACTGGGTCAGAATAATCACACTTCGCCCGATACGATACTGTTAAACGAAAACGGAACCATGCTGAACGAGACAAATAATCCCGATGATTTGTTCAAGCCTAATGTCGAATCCAGTGccgagaagaagaaagtgaCCGAAACTTTGAACAGCACTCAGAAGCCGAAAGTGACCGAAAGTGTGTCGACTACGGAAATTAAGAGGCCTCTGCACGACACCACTTACCAAAGTACTTCGACGACACAGTGGATGAAATTTTCGGATCAATCGGCATCTTCGATGCATGACGCGATGTCTTCGACCTCGGCAGATCAAAAACTCAGCACGCCGTCGATGACGAGATTGCCGGTGGTTACTCAAATGTACGCCAGCACGCAAAGACTCACGACGACTTCTCTCCCTCAAGCAACTGCGATCGATAACTTTGGAGAAATCAGCACGATAGAAGAAAGAGTGTCGACGAAGAACGTGGAAGCTGTCGAGTTTACGAACAGGAGAACGACCACGCCGATGACTACTTTAAGCGACAAAAAGGACGAACTAGTAAAAGTGCCAACAATTACCTATGACGCACCGTCAGGCAACAAAAAGGACGACATAGCAGATAAGGAAGAGCTAGCGATTAATCATATAATTTCCATTCTGAACGAAACGAAACCAGGTTCAGGAACCACGATTCAAACCCCGAACTCATCCATTAATAAATGGGTCAGTATCGACGAAACTTCGAAACCATCGTTGGTTCGAATCTCCACGAAAGCTCCTACCGTTCCAACTACCGCTCAAACTTTCCCCTACACCTTTTATAAACCAGTACAGACATCGAATTATTACAGCTACGAGACAGTTCCTACGGGCACGACCTTCGCTTTGTATTCGACTTCCAATTCGCATTCGTCGAGACCATCGAGTCAATCGACTCTTGCTAATATCGGTACTTCGGATTATTCTACGAAAGCGACTACGACGAATCCTCCTGCGCCGACTGTCATTGTCCTAGGGCCCCTTGGTACAGAATTCACTACTGATACTACCCAGAAAGCGGTTACAAGGAGACCGGTGAGCGAAACTGTTGGTCCTAGTACGACAGTTTTTAAGCCTACAATTGGATCGACGAGACCAAGTCCGCTTACCACGAGGAAACCAAGCGTCTCGACAACCATAACTCACAATATCAGTACAGTGATTTCCAATGTTGCTACCAATAACGTGGTTTCGACGAGTTTCTTCAGCGTCAACGTGAAAGACGGGACTACGTCTAAACCAATGGTGAACAGTAGCTATAGCACAGAATCTGTCGTCACTGAGACTGAATTAGAGTCAAATTCCGAGAAGTTGTCAACAAAGAGACCTACAATTTGGACTACCCTTTCTTCATGGTCGAGCAAGCCGAGTTTCCATTTGAGACCATCTAGTCCTCCGTTGGTTTTCCCAGACGACGATTTAACACCTGTCAACACTCTAGTCTTCAAAGATCCTACCACTTCAACGATGATGGACTTCAAAGCAACGACTGCTATACCACACTGCGATGAAGAAACGGCTGCTCCGGATGATCTGATCAATTTCCCACCTGTCAGAAATCCGAATCTTAATATATCAACACCAATTTCGCAACAAGAAAAGCCAACCATAGTTGAAACTTTTAATAACACCGGTTATCCGGATATCGAGATGATAAGTGAGAATGATATTCCAACACCCACCTTCATCGAAGATGATATTCTTACGAACAAAGTCGACACGTTCGTGAACAAGATTGTACAGTCTCTACAAGGCAACTTTCAG GATCTCAAAGATATTGTATACAACCGCGTTAACGGGACATCGGTTGCAACATCCAACCAACCATCCACTGCAACAAAGAGGCCAACTACCACGACGCGAAAACCCGTGCGAAAACCCTCAACAACGACGAAACCTTCGTACGTCACGACGAAGAAACCAACGACCACGAAGAGACCGATCAATCGTCCGACAACTGTAAAACCATCGGTATCGGAGAAACCAGTTCGTCCTTCGAAACCAGCAACGACGAGGCCGAAACCAACTAGTGGGTCTGCTGCAACCACGAAGAAACCCCAGGTTACAACGAAACGTACTAGACCAACTAGAAAACCTACTACAACGCTAGCTACAAGCACGGAGCTGATAGTGGCGGAAGACGAGGGAACTAGTACTTCTAGTGCAGACGAAACCACCGCGAGTCCGCAGATTACGTCCTTGAATGATTTTCGTTCTC AATGTGGCATAAGACCTTTGGTTAAATCTGGAAGAATCGTCGGTGGTAAAGCAGCGACTTTCGGCGAATGGCCATGGCAAGTTTTAGTCCGAGAAGCCACTTGGTTGGGTCTCTTCACGAAAAATAAGTGCGGTGGTGTACTGATCACGGACAAATACGTCATCACCGCAGCTCATTGTCAACCAGG ATTCTTAGCGACATTGGTAGCTGTTTTTGGAGAATTCGATCTATCCGGCGAATTGGAAGCAAAACGGAGCGTAACAAGGAACGTTCGACGAGTAATCGTCAATAGAGGCTATAATCCTACGACGTTCGAGAGTGACTTAGCCCTCCTGGAACTGGAAACGCCGATACAATTTGATGTTCACATTGTCCCAATTTGTATGCCCGAGGATGGTATAGATTTCACGAGTAGAATGGCCACTGTCACTGGCTGGGGGCGATTGAAGTACA ATGGCGGTGTACCATCTGTTCTACAAGAGGTCCAAGTGCCCATAATCAAGAATTCTGTCTGTCAAGAAATGTTCCAGACAGGTGGACACTCCAAGCTGATTCTCGACAGCTTCCTCTGCGCTGGATATGCTAACGGACAAAAAGACTCTTGCGAG GGTGACAGTGGTGGTCCATTGGTGATGCAACGACCAGACGGAAGATGGTTTTTGGTAGGCACGGTATCCCATGGAATAACATGTGCTGCACCATATCTTCCAGGTGTCTACATGAGAACAACTTACTTTAAACCCTGGCTACACAGTATCACCGGCGTCTGA
- the LOC132911197 gene encoding serine protease filzig isoform X2: protein MAVGKNIHLLLVILSSMSVISRSYVPQATGRRLFGGYRIVPKACQPTIPSRVKSNEPAICMFNYECSRRNGQVVGACVDGFLFGACCQLPPKNSLSGNVENVPSPDEIFNVHEIDHVPDIPILLNSDGTPLGMTMSQDNTVKTDPPNASNQANNGGTTYTKISTFEAPSTTTKPSSEISQMHDSVENAEKPQVPAQPDISHLEEDFPALLGQQNVLDDLSLPGLLSHSDSNNNVQNHQDNSAINPVTTLLSPDQILQIADPVDQLPALFSQGLGQNNHTSPDTILLNENGTMLNETNNPDDLFKPNVESSAEKKKVTETLNSTQKPKVTESVSTTEIKRPLHDTTYQSTSTTQWMKFSDQSASSMHDAMSSTSADQKLSTPSMTRLPVVTQMYASTQRLTTTSLPQATAIDNFGEISTIEERVSTKNVEAVEFTNRRTTTPMTTLSDKKDELVKVPTITYDAPSGNKKDDIADKEELAINHIISILNETKPGSGTTIQTPNSSINKWVSIDETSKPSLVRISTKAPTVPTTAQTFPYTFYKPVQTSNYYSYETVPTGTTFALYSTSNSHSSRPSSQSTLANIGTSDYSTKATTTNPPAPTVIVLGPLGTEFTTDTTQKAVTRRPVSETVGPSTTVFKPTIGSTRPSPLTTRKPSVSTTITHNISTVISNVATNNVVSTSFFSVNVKDGTTSKPMVNSSYSTESVVTETELESNSEKLSTKRPTIWTTLSSWSSKPSFHLRPSSPPLVFPDDDLTPVNTLVFKDPTTSTMMDFKATTAIPHCDEETAAPDDLINFPPVRNPNLNISTPISQQEKPTIVETFNNTGYPDIEMISENDIPTPTFIEDDILTNKVDTFVNKIVQSLQGNFQDLKDIVYNRVNGTSVATSNQPSTATKRPTTTTRKPVRKPSTTTKPSYVTTKKPTTTKRPINRPTTVKPSVSEKPVRPSKPATTRPKPTSGSAATTKKPQVTTKRTRPTRKPTTTLATSTELIVAEDEGTSTSSADETTASPQITSLNDFRSQCGIRPLVKSGRIVGGKAATFGEWPWQVLVREATWLGLFTKNKCGGVLITDKYVITAAHCQPGFLATLVAVFGEFDLSGELEAKRSVTRNVRRVIVNRGYNPTTFESDLALLELETPIQFDVHIVPICMPEDGIDFTSRMATVTGWGRLKYNGGVPSVLQEVQVPIIKNSVCQEMFQTGGHSKLILDSFLCAGYANGQKDSCEGDSGGPLVMQRPDGRWFLVGTVSHGITCAAPYLPGVYMRTTYFKPWLHSITGV from the exons GCAGAAGACTGTTCGGCGGATATAGAATAGTACCAAAAGCGTGCCAGCCAACGATACCATCCCGAGTAAAGTCGAATGAACCCGCGATATGCATGTTCAATTACGAATGCTCGCGTCGAAATGGGCAAGTGGTCGGCGCGTGTGTGGACGGGTTCCTTTTCGGTGCATGTTGTCAACTGCCACCGAAAAATTCGCTTAGCGGCAACGTTGAAAACGTTCCGAGTCCCGATGAAATATTCAACGTACACGAGATCGATCACGTCCCGGATATTCCGATCTTGTTAAATTCAGACGGTACGCCGCTTGGAATGACTATGTCCCAGGATAATACCGTCAAAACTGATCCACCTAACGCGTCCAATCAAGCGAACAACGGAGGAACAACGTACACTAAAATTTCAACGTTCGAAGCGCCTTCGACGACCACGAAACCATCGTCTGAAATTTCGCAGATGCACGACAGCGTTGAAAATGCGGAAAAACCGCAAGTACCTGCTCAACCAGATATAAGTCACTTAGAGGAAGATTTTCCAGCTCTGTTGGGTCAGCAGAACGTTTTAGACGATCTGAGTCTGCCGGGATTGTTGAGTCACTCCGACTCGAACAACAACGTTCAGAATCACCAGGACAACTCCGCCATTAATCCGGTTACCACTTTGCTGAGTCCGGATCAAATACTTCAGATAGCGGATCCGGTTGACCAACTTCCAGCTTTGTTTTCGCAAGGACTGGGTCAGAATAATCACACTTCGCCCGATACGATACTGTTAAACGAAAACGGAACCATGCTGAACGAGACAAATAATCCCGATGATTTGTTCAAGCCTAATGTCGAATCCAGTGccgagaagaagaaagtgaCCGAAACTTTGAACAGCACTCAGAAGCCGAAAGTGACCGAAAGTGTGTCGACTACGGAAATTAAGAGGCCTCTGCACGACACCACTTACCAAAGTACTTCGACGACACAGTGGATGAAATTTTCGGATCAATCGGCATCTTCGATGCATGACGCGATGTCTTCGACCTCGGCAGATCAAAAACTCAGCACGCCGTCGATGACGAGATTGCCGGTGGTTACTCAAATGTACGCCAGCACGCAAAGACTCACGACGACTTCTCTCCCTCAAGCAACTGCGATCGATAACTTTGGAGAAATCAGCACGATAGAAGAAAGAGTGTCGACGAAGAACGTGGAAGCTGTCGAGTTTACGAACAGGAGAACGACCACGCCGATGACTACTTTAAGCGACAAAAAGGACGAACTAGTAAAAGTGCCAACAATTACCTATGACGCACCGTCAGGCAACAAAAAGGACGACATAGCAGATAAGGAAGAGCTAGCGATTAATCATATAATTTCCATTCTGAACGAAACGAAACCAGGTTCAGGAACCACGATTCAAACCCCGAACTCATCCATTAATAAATGGGTCAGTATCGACGAAACTTCGAAACCATCGTTGGTTCGAATCTCCACGAAAGCTCCTACCGTTCCAACTACCGCTCAAACTTTCCCCTACACCTTTTATAAACCAGTACAGACATCGAATTATTACAGCTACGAGACAGTTCCTACGGGCACGACCTTCGCTTTGTATTCGACTTCCAATTCGCATTCGTCGAGACCATCGAGTCAATCGACTCTTGCTAATATCGGTACTTCGGATTATTCTACGAAAGCGACTACGACGAATCCTCCTGCGCCGACTGTCATTGTCCTAGGGCCCCTTGGTACAGAATTCACTACTGATACTACCCAGAAAGCGGTTACAAGGAGACCGGTGAGCGAAACTGTTGGTCCTAGTACGACAGTTTTTAAGCCTACAATTGGATCGACGAGACCAAGTCCGCTTACCACGAGGAAACCAAGCGTCTCGACAACCATAACTCACAATATCAGTACAGTGATTTCCAATGTTGCTACCAATAACGTGGTTTCGACGAGTTTCTTCAGCGTCAACGTGAAAGACGGGACTACGTCTAAACCAATGGTGAACAGTAGCTATAGCACAGAATCTGTCGTCACTGAGACTGAATTAGAGTCAAATTCCGAGAAGTTGTCAACAAAGAGACCTACAATTTGGACTACCCTTTCTTCATGGTCGAGCAAGCCGAGTTTCCATTTGAGACCATCTAGTCCTCCGTTGGTTTTCCCAGACGACGATTTAACACCTGTCAACACTCTAGTCTTCAAAGATCCTACCACTTCAACGATGATGGACTTCAAAGCAACGACTGCTATACCACACTGCGATGAAGAAACGGCTGCTCCGGATGATCTGATCAATTTCCCACCTGTCAGAAATCCGAATCTTAATATATCAACACCAATTTCGCAACAAGAAAAGCCAACCATAGTTGAAACTTTTAATAACACCGGTTATCCGGATATCGAGATGATAAGTGAGAATGATATTCCAACACCCACCTTCATCGAAGATGATATTCTTACGAACAAAGTCGACACGTTCGTGAACAAGATTGTACAGTCTCTACAAGGCAACTTTCAG GATCTCAAAGATATTGTATACAACCGCGTTAACGGGACATCGGTTGCAACATCCAACCAACCATCCACTGCAACAAAGAGGCCAACTACCACGACGCGAAAACCCGTGCGAAAACCCTCAACAACGACGAAACCTTCGTACGTCACGACGAAGAAACCAACGACCACGAAGAGACCGATCAATCGTCCGACAACTGTAAAACCATCGGTATCGGAGAAACCAGTTCGTCCTTCGAAACCAGCAACGACGAGGCCGAAACCAACTAGTGGGTCTGCTGCAACCACGAAGAAACCCCAGGTTACAACGAAACGTACTAGACCAACTAGAAAACCTACTACAACGCTAGCTACAAGCACGGAGCTGATAGTGGCGGAAGACGAGGGAACTAGTACTTCTAGTGCAGACGAAACCACCGCGAGTCCGCAGATTACGTCCTTGAATGATTTTCGTTCTC AATGTGGCATAAGACCTTTGGTTAAATCTGGAAGAATCGTCGGTGGTAAAGCAGCGACTTTCGGCGAATGGCCATGGCAAGTTTTAGTCCGAGAAGCCACTTGGTTGGGTCTCTTCACGAAAAATAAGTGCGGTGGTGTACTGATCACGGACAAATACGTCATCACCGCAGCTCATTGTCAACCAGG ATTCTTAGCGACATTGGTAGCTGTTTTTGGAGAATTCGATCTATCCGGCGAATTGGAAGCAAAACGGAGCGTAACAAGGAACGTTCGACGAGTAATCGTCAATAGAGGCTATAATCCTACGACGTTCGAGAGTGACTTAGCCCTCCTGGAACTGGAAACGCCGATACAATTTGATGTTCACATTGTCCCAATTTGTATGCCCGAGGATGGTATAGATTTCACGAGTAGAATGGCCACTGTCACTGGCTGGGGGCGATTGAAGTACA ATGGCGGTGTACCATCTGTTCTACAAGAGGTCCAAGTGCCCATAATCAAGAATTCTGTCTGTCAAGAAATGTTCCAGACAGGTGGACACTCCAAGCTGATTCTCGACAGCTTCCTCTGCGCTGGATATGCTAACGGACAAAAAGACTCTTGCGAG GGTGACAGTGGTGGTCCATTGGTGATGCAACGACCAGACGGAAGATGGTTTTTGGTAGGCACGGTATCCCATGGAATAACATGTGCTGCACCATATCTTCCAGGTGTCTACATGAGAACAACTTACTTTAAACCCTGGCTACACAGTATCACCGGCGTCTGA